A genomic segment from Candidatus Bathyarchaeota archaeon encodes:
- a CDS encoding flavodoxin family protein translates to MIYILGISGSPRVNGNTEILLSEALKAAAMDGAETELISLAGKEIKPCDACFSCRKTGECRIKDDFKEIFQKMVKADGLILASPVYFGSATPKIKALIDRAALISMARGDIFENKVGGPLIVARRAGQNFTLAQLLFFFLQQGMIIPSSTYWNIAFGAERGEVLKDEEGLRTARNFAKKMVWLIKRIKGLE, encoded by the coding sequence ATGATCTATATATTGGGAATCTCGGGCAGCCCGAGAGTTAACGGCAACACCGAGATCCTCCTTTCAGAGGCATTGAAGGCTGCTGCTATGGATGGGGCAGAGACCGAGCTCATAAGCTTGGCCGGTAAGGAGATCAAACCGTGCGATGCGTGCTTCTCGTGCAGAAAGACCGGTGAATGCCGAATAAAAGATGACTTTAAAGAGATATTCCAGAAGATGGTTAAGGCCGATGGGCTAATATTAGCCTCACCAGTCTACTTTGGGTCGGCGACACCAAAGATAAAGGCCTTAATTGATAGAGCCGCCCTCATCTCAATGGCTAGGGGGGATATATTTGAAAATAAAGTTGGCGGCCCTCTTATTGTGGCTAGAAGAGCAGGCCAGAACTTCACATTAGCCCAGCTATTATTCTTCTTCCTCCAGCAAGGCATGATCATCCCGAGTTCAACATACTGGAATATAGCGTTTGGAGCGGAGAGGGGAGAGGTCCTGAAGGACGAGGAGGGGCTGAGAACAGCGAGGAACTTTGCTAAGAAGATGGTCTGGCTGATAAAGAGGATTAAAGGACTGGAATAA